A window of Trichomycterus rosablanca isolate fTriRos1 chromosome 5, fTriRos1.hap1, whole genome shotgun sequence contains these coding sequences:
- the LOC134315242 gene encoding golgin subfamily A member 6-like protein 25, which produces MREEELRQIQREIRELEREIQLRKKEMKRKEKLEKKRKQKEKERREEEEEVRERLTRGIVEFWRSRRLELENPWELEERRRDEERPRKTPTKPSGRQRRYRVQDTPMFSEGPADLVDRIRWTLVDLTELELQQQRADFDRRRRTLDDIQSEVDRLKKLAVKLQNKYSVQQEDVTTVRADTMVRRLKDLEFTVKETEPRGQRSTVDGFKKELEEIRRRINVGEHREENQHGYLNITELKQEIELVKYEARLNYQSGGRTGMYRLKDLEKEHQEQKEIIGETAMLGQSERKRREEHLDERERDLKRKIREIERKIEEKHELDLRKEEEKWKEEMKRQEEKSRLKYQEMFRKREEEIRMEKEENRTRRERFRAKEMKRRDEPLQENLEKEHEQLQEQQIRNVEKQRSKELQEKEEELERERKLMEEKQREREAELGETMRKLEEERERASKRKEEEWKRKEQEMRSRLHEMERKWMEENEERMKKMRSETERFETEKRRREVQLEALWREKEKINEEKERRWKEMERKLEEEKKSEIKELKEKIMEEVKETEMEQQTASDIEKEKENGMKEEEAQKEIKELEEKIIEEVKETKSILEEKRRQDVQSEAHFWRKKEKMKEGKERRWKEIDRKLKEKEEEAEEEKKSEIKELEEKIIEEAKETEMKEQTDSDMEKENKNEMKKEENEAQEEKSEIKELKEKIIEEVKETKSRLEEKQRRDVQSEALLRKKEKIIEENERRLKKMKSKMEEEEKSERKEMKEKIIEEMIKTEMEEQTDSDMEKEKENKMKKEEAMKEIKELKEMESHLVEKRRRDVQSVAHLRRKMEKTNEEKERRWKEMERKMKEEEKSEIKELEEKIELEEKIIEEMMETEMTDSDMEEEKENEMKEEEEKKSEIKELEEKIIEEVKEKRRRDKQSEALRRKMEKINEEKERRWKEMKRKMKEEEKKFEMKGLKKNIIEEMTETEMEEQRDSDMEKENENEVRKEEKEAQEKKSEIKELEKKNIEEMIEMEIEEQTDSDMERNIKEEEENNEKLLEQNFLQLDPDSPPKEMTLLTSRPVVPNTDPTENEPHQSLDSRSVGADGDAPQSEAEQVKLDLSSDPTRDETRQCSGPPAALGAPPPPEERAETDAVKELQRNAPKVIEEKEEKESRCEEKKSEYRSTPGLVVEWVSNKMKERYQRKMEKSLRREELDGHKYYVMNYGGYVQEVQVAKYERQKQKELQKTEQRRQELEERFRKWEEKRATKKAEKKKEKLAEQENEEHRGLVDCWRKWQQKRKQKNMNEKEDRKEKELKQPDRSSPDPGEALTPSPDHHEESHPDPQECKARLILVRPINKKFKPTDYESRLCSCLPRVD; this is translated from the exons ATGAGAGAGGAGGAACTCCGGCAGATCCAGAGAGAGATACGAGAGCTGGAGAGAGAGATCCAGCTGAGAAAGAAGGAGATGAAGAGAAAAGAGAAGCTGGAGAAGAAGAGAAAGCAGAAGGAGAAGGAaaggagagaggaggaggaggaggtgagagaACGACTGACCCGGGGGATCGTGGAATTTTGGAGATCCAGGAGGCTGGAACTGGAGAACCCCTGGGAGCTTGAGGAGAGGAGACGTGATGAGGAACGTCCTAGAAAA ACGCCCACAAAACCCAGCGGGCGACAGAGACGGTACAGAGTGCAGGACACGCCGATGTTCTCAGAAGGACCGGCTGACCTGGTTGACCGTATCAGATGGACTTTAGTGGATCTAACGGAGCTCGAGCTGCAGCAACAGAGGGCCGATTTTGATCGGAGGAGAAGGACGCTGGACGACATTCAGAGTGAGGTGGATCGCTTAAAGAAACTGGCCGTGAAGCTCCAAAACAAGTACAGCGTCCAGCAGGAGGACGTGACGACCGTCCGAGCGGATACGATGGTCAGACGGCTCAAAGATCTCGAGTTTACGGTGAAAGAGACTGAGCCACGAGGACAACGGTCGACCGTGGATGGATTTAAGAAAGAGCTGGAAGAAATCAGGAGGAGAATAAATGTAGGAGAGCACAGAGAGGAGAACCAGCACGGCTATTTAAACATCACAGAGCTGAAGCAGGAGATCGAGCTGGTAAAGTACGAAGCTCGACTGAACTATCAGTCTGGTGGGAGAACTGGGATGTACAGactgaaagatctggagaaggaaCATCAGGAGCAGAAGGAGATTATAGGAGAAACGGCCATGCTGGGTCAGTCTGAGAGAAAGAGGCGAGAGGAACATCTAGATGAACGAGAGAGGGACTTAAAGAGAAAAATAAGAGAAATAGAGAGAAAGATAGAGGAGAAACATGAGCTGGATCTGAGAAAAGAGGAGGAGAAATGGAAGGAGGAGATGAAAAGGCAGGAGGAAAAGTCCCGGCTCAAGTATCAGGAGATGTTCAGAAAGAGGGAGGAGGAGATCAGGATGGAGAAAGAGGAGAACAGAACCAGACGAGAACGTTTCAGAGCTAAAGAGATGAAGCGGCGAGATGAACCACTTCAGGAGAATCTGGAGAAAGAACATGAGCAGCTCCAAGAACAGCAGATAAGAAATGTGGAAAAGCAGAGGAGTAAAGAGCTGCAGGAGAAAGAGGAGgagctggagagagagagaaagctgATGGAGGAGaagcaaagagagagagaagcagAGCTGGGAGAGACGATGAGAAAGCTCGAGGAGGAGAGAGAAAGAGCGAGTAAGAGAAAGGAGGAGGAATGGAAACGAAAGGAGCAGGAGATGAGGTCTCGTCTCCATGAGATGGAGAGAAAATGGATGGAGGAGAATGAGGAGAGGATGAAGAAAATGAGGAGCGAGACTGAAAGATTTGAGACGGAGAAGCGAAGACGAGAAGTTCAGTTAGAGGCTCTCTGGAGAGAGAAGGAAAAAATTAACGAGGAGAAAGAGAGGAGgtggaaagaaatggagaggAAACTGGAGGAGGAGAAAAAGAGTGAGATAAAGGAGCTGAAAGAGAAAATTATGGAGGAGGTGAAAGAGACGGAGATGGAGCAGCAGACAGCCAGTGACATAGAGAAGGAGAAAGAGAATGGGATGAAAGAGGAGGAGGCACAGAAGGAGATAAAGGAGCTGGAAGAGAAAATTATAGAGGAGGTGAAAGAGACAAAGAGTATCcttgaagagaagagaagacaaGACGTTCAGTCAGAGGCTCATTTCTGGAGAAAGAAGGAGAAAATGAAGGAAGGGAAAGAGAGGAGGTGGAAAGAAATTGATAGGAAACTGAAGGAGAAGGAAGAGGAGGCAGAGGAGGAGAAAAAGAGTGAGATAAAGGAGCTGGAAGAGAAAATTATAGAGGAGGCGAAAGAGACAGAGATGAAGGAGCAGACAGACAGTGACATGGAGAAGGAGAATAAAAATGAGATGAAAAAGGAGGAGAATGAGGCACAGGAGGAAAAGAGTGAGATAAAGGAGCTGAAAGAGAAAATTATAGAGGAGGTGAAGGAGACGAAGAGTCGCCTGGAAGAGAAACAAAGACGAGACGTTCAGTCAGAGGCTCTCCtgagaaagaaggaaaaaattATTGAGGAGAATGAGAGGAGGTTGAAAAAAATGAAGAGCAAGATGGAAGAGGAGGAAAAGAGTGAGAGAAAGGAAATGAAAGAGAAAATTATAGAGGAGATGATAAAGACGGAGATGGAGGAGCAGACAGACAGTGACATGGAGAAGGAGAAAGAGAATAAGATGAAAAAGGAGGAGGCAATGAAGGAGATAAAGGAGCTGAAAGAGATGGAGAGTCACCTGGTAGAGAAACGAAGACGAGACGTTCAGTCAGTAGCTCATCTCCGGAGAAAGATGGAAAAAACGAACGAGGAGAAAGAGAGGAGgtggaaagaaatggagaggAAAATGAAGGAGGAGGAAAAGAGTGAGATAAAGGAGCTGGAAGAGAAAATAGAGCTGGAAGAGAAAATTATAGAGGAGATGATGGAGACAGAGATGACAGACAGTGACATGGAGGAGGAGAAAGAGAACGAGAtgaaagaggaggaggagaaaaAGAGTGAAATAAAGGAGCTGGAAGAGAAAATTATAGAGGAGGTGAAAGAGAAACGTAGACGAGACAAACAGTCAGAGGCTCTCCGGAGAAAGATGGAAAAAATTAACGAGGAGAAAGAGAGGAGGTGGAAAGAAATGAAGAGAAAGATGAAGGAGGAGGAGAAAAAGTTTGAAATGAAGGGGCTGAAAAAGAATATTATAGAGGAGATGACAGAGACAGAGATGGAGGAGCAGAGAGACAGTGACATGGAGAAGGAGAATGAAAATGAGGTGAGAAAGGAGGAGAAGGAGgcacaggaaaaaaaaagtgAGATAAAGGAGCTGGAAAAGAAAAATATAGAGGAGATGATAGAGATGGAGATAGAGGAGCAGACAGACAGTGACATGGAGAGAAAtataaaggaggaggaggagaacaaTGAGAAG CTTCTGGAACAGAACTTTCTGCAGCTTGATCCAGATTCTCCACCCAAAGAAATGACGCTCCTCACCAGCCGGCCCGTCGTACCGAACACCGACCCCACAGAAAACGAGCCTCACCAGAGCTTGGACTCCCGGTCTGTAGGAGCTGATGGTGATGCTCCTCAAAGTGAAGCTGAGCAGGTGAAGCTCGATCTGAGCTCCGACCCCACTAGAGACGAGACCCGTCAGTGCTCGGGGCCTCCGGCTGCCCTCGGCGCTCCTCCACCCCCTGAGGAGAGAGCCGAGACCGACGCCGTGAAGGAACTGCAGCGAAACGCTCCTAAAGTCATcgaggagaaggaggagaaggAATCCCGCTGTGAGGAGAAGAAGTCCGAATACAGGAGCACGCCGGGCCTGGTGGTGGAGTGGGTCAGTAATAAGATGAAGGAACGCTACCAGAGGAAGATGGAGAAGAGCTTGAGGAGAGAGGAGCTGGATGGACACAAATACTACGTCATGA ATTATGGTGGTTACGTTCAGGAGGTACAAGTGGCCAAATATGAGAGGCAGAAACAAAAGGAGCTGCAGAAGACGGAGCAGAGGCGCCAGGAACTGGAGGAGCGCTTCAGAAAGTGGGAGGAGAAAAGGGCCACGAAAAAGGCCGAGAAGAAGAAAGAGAAGCTCGCGGAGCAGGAGAACGAGGAGCATCGTGGGCTGGTGGATTGCTGGAGAAAGTGGCAGCAGAAGAGAAAACAGAAGAACATGAACGAGAAGGAGGACAGGAAAGAGAAG GAGCTCAAGCAGCCTGATCGCTCTTCTCCAGACCCCGGAGAAGCTCTCACACCGAGCCCAGATCACCACGAGGAATCCCATCCTGATCCTCAAGAATGTAAAGCTCGGCTCATCCTGGTCAGGCCGATCAATAAGAAATTCAAACCCACAGATTACGAGTCGCGATTGTGCTCGTGCCTACCGCGTGTGGACTAA